Proteins from one Nitrobacteraceae bacterium AZCC 2146 genomic window:
- a CDS encoding RHH-type proline utilization regulon transcriptional repressor/proline dehydrogenase/delta 1-pyrroline-5-carboxylate dehydrogenase (product_source=KO:K13821; cath_funfam=1.10.1040.20,3.20.20.220,3.40.605.10; cog=COG0506,COG4230; ko=KO:K13821; pfam=PF00171,PF01619,PF14850; superfamily=51730,53720,81935; tigrfam=TIGR01238): protein MPSNLFSAPPFTAPYAADDGALAARLLASARLAPEQDARIDQIATRLITAIRAQDDRFGGIEDMLREFALSTKEGLALMVLAEALLRVPDARTADAFIEDKLGQGDFVHHETKSTAFLVNASAWALGMSTRVIQPGETPQGTLGRLAKRLGLPAVRAATRQAMRLMGSHFVLGETIQAALDRARPQADRTPRYSFDMLGEGARTAADAQRYFESYATAIDAIGHAAGNNVLPDRPGISVKLSALHPRFEAVSRARVMTELVPRLIALAQKAKAYDLNFTVDAEEADRLELSLDVIAAAFADPSLAEWDGFGLAIQAYQKRAEAVIDYIDDLARSLNRRMMVRLVKGAYWDTEIKRAQERGLDDYPVFTRKAMTDLNYIACAQKLLALRPRLFPQFATHNALTVATILELAGDSGGYEFQRLHGMGDALYAQLSTDHPEIAYRTYAPVGSHRDLLAYLVRRLLENGANSSFVAIAADDAVPIAALLQRPADIIGSAGNARHSKIPLPRDLYQPERINSRGIEFGGRTALERLLADVAASSANNNAVIDATPERANAAITAARAGFRTWSRTPAETRAQVLERAADLLEQRRADFIALLQREGGKTLDDALSEVREAIDFCRYYAARGRKLFGDGEAMPGPTGESNILRLRGRGVFVAISPWNFPLAIFLGQITAALMAGNAVVAKPAEQTPQVAAEAVRLLHKAGVPTTALHLVPGDGRIGAALVQHSDIAGVVFTGSTEVARSINRALAAKDGPIVPLIAETGGINAMIVDATALPEQVADDVVTSAFRSAGQRCSALRLLFVQDDVANRIIEMIVGTARELKLGDVNDPATHVGPVIDAEAKQKLDTHIARMTNEARVHLTGIAPGGNFVAPHIFELASAEHLTDEVFGPILHVVRYPAGDFERVLQSIERSGYGLTLGLHSRIDDMAESVIERLQVGNIYVNRNMIGAVVGVQPFGGFGLSGTGPKAGGPHYLARFATEQTVTINTAAAGGNAALMSDGE, encoded by the coding sequence ATGCCATCCAATCTTTTCTCAGCTCCACCGTTCACCGCGCCCTATGCGGCCGATGATGGCGCCCTCGCCGCACGGTTGCTGGCCTCAGCAAGGCTCGCTCCGGAGCAGGACGCCCGAATCGACCAGATCGCGACGCGGCTGATCACAGCGATCCGCGCGCAGGACGACCGCTTTGGCGGCATCGAGGACATGCTGCGGGAATTCGCACTGTCCACCAAGGAAGGCCTTGCCCTGATGGTGCTGGCCGAGGCTCTGTTGCGTGTGCCCGACGCCCGCACCGCCGACGCCTTTATCGAGGACAAGCTCGGTCAGGGCGATTTCGTCCACCACGAGACGAAATCGACCGCGTTCCTGGTCAATGCCTCGGCCTGGGCGCTCGGCATGTCGACGCGGGTGATTCAGCCCGGCGAGACGCCGCAGGGCACGCTCGGCCGACTGGCAAAGCGGCTCGGACTTCCCGCCGTGCGCGCTGCAACCCGGCAGGCGATGCGGCTGATGGGCAGCCACTTCGTGCTCGGCGAAACCATTCAGGCCGCACTCGATCGCGCCAGGCCGCAGGCCGACCGCACGCCACGCTATTCCTTCGACATGCTCGGCGAAGGCGCCCGCACGGCGGCCGACGCGCAGCGTTATTTTGAAAGCTATGCCACTGCGATCGACGCGATCGGCCACGCCGCCGGCAATAACGTCCTGCCTGACCGGCCTGGCATTTCGGTGAAACTCTCGGCGTTGCATCCGCGCTTCGAGGCGGTGAGCCGCGCGCGCGTGATGACGGAACTGGTACCGCGCCTGATCGCGCTGGCGCAAAAGGCAAAAGCCTACGACCTGAACTTCACCGTCGATGCCGAGGAAGCCGACCGCCTGGAATTGTCGCTCGATGTGATTGCGGCGGCGTTTGCCGATCCATCGCTGGCGGAGTGGGACGGCTTTGGCCTTGCGATTCAGGCCTATCAGAAACGCGCTGAGGCCGTGATCGACTACATCGATGACCTCGCGCGCAGTCTCAACCGCCGCATGATGGTGCGGCTGGTGAAGGGCGCCTATTGGGACACCGAGATCAAGCGCGCGCAGGAGCGCGGCCTCGACGATTATCCGGTGTTCACCCGCAAGGCGATGACCGACCTGAACTACATCGCCTGCGCGCAAAAATTGCTGGCGCTGCGACCGCGGCTGTTTCCGCAATTCGCGACGCACAATGCGCTGACCGTGGCGACGATTCTGGAGCTTGCCGGCGACAGCGGCGGCTATGAATTCCAGCGCCTGCATGGCATGGGCGATGCGCTCTATGCGCAGCTCAGCACAGACCATCCGGAAATTGCGTACCGCACCTATGCCCCGGTCGGCAGCCACCGCGATCTGCTGGCCTATCTGGTGCGGCGGCTGCTGGAGAATGGCGCCAATTCGTCGTTCGTGGCGATTGCAGCTGATGATGCGGTGCCTATCGCGGCGCTGCTGCAGCGTCCGGCGGATATCATTGGATCGGCGGGGAATGCACGGCACTCGAAAATTCCGTTGCCGCGCGATCTCTATCAGCCGGAGCGGATCAACTCGCGCGGCATCGAATTCGGCGGTCGCACTGCGCTGGAGAGGCTATTGGCCGATGTTGCGGCGAGTAGTGCAAACAATAATGCAGTCATTGACGCCACGCCGGAGAGAGCGAACGCAGCGATCACTGCCGCGCGCGCGGGCTTCAGGACATGGAGCCGCACGCCCGCCGAAACTCGCGCGCAAGTTCTCGAACGCGCCGCCGACCTGCTGGAACAGCGCCGCGCAGATTTTATTGCGCTGTTGCAGCGCGAGGGCGGCAAGACGCTGGACGATGCGCTATCGGAAGTCCGCGAAGCGATCGACTTTTGCCGCTATTACGCCGCGCGGGGCCGAAAATTGTTCGGCGATGGCGAGGCGATGCCCGGCCCCACCGGCGAAAGTAACATTCTGCGGCTACGCGGCCGCGGCGTGTTTGTGGCGATCTCGCCGTGGAATTTCCCGCTGGCGATTTTTCTCGGACAAATCACCGCGGCTTTGATGGCTGGCAATGCCGTCGTCGCAAAGCCGGCGGAGCAGACGCCGCAAGTGGCCGCGGAAGCGGTACGCCTGCTGCACAAGGCCGGCGTGCCCACGACGGCACTACATCTGGTCCCCGGCGATGGCCGCATCGGTGCGGCACTGGTCCAACATTCCGACATTGCAGGCGTCGTGTTTACCGGCTCGACCGAAGTCGCCCGCTCCATCAACCGCGCGCTGGCGGCAAAGGACGGGCCGATCGTGCCGCTGATTGCCGAGACCGGCGGCATCAATGCGATGATCGTCGATGCTACAGCGCTGCCGGAGCAGGTCGCGGACGACGTGGTGACCTCGGCGTTTCGCTCCGCCGGGCAGCGCTGCTCGGCGCTGCGGCTCTTGTTCGTGCAGGACGACGTCGCCAACCGGATCATCGAGATGATCGTCGGCACAGCGCGCGAGCTGAAGCTCGGCGATGTCAACGATCCCGCCACCCATGTCGGCCCGGTAATCGACGCCGAGGCAAAGCAGAAGCTCGATACGCATATCGCACGCATGACCAACGAGGCGCGCGTACATCTCACCGGCATCGCGCCCGGCGGCAATTTCGTCGCGCCACATATTTTTGAACTCGCGAGCGCCGAGCACCTCACCGATGAGGTGTTCGGGCCGATCCTGCATGTGGTGCGCTATCCTGCCGGGGATTTCGAGCGCGTGCTGCAATCGATCGAACGCAGCGGCTACGGCCTCACGCTAGGGCTTCACTCGCGCATTGACGACATGGCCGAAAGCGTGATCGAGCGGCTGCAGGTCGGCAATATCTACGTCAATCGCAACATGATCGGCGCGGTTGTGGGGGTGCAACCGTTCGGCGGTTTTGGCCTCTCCGGCACCGGCCCGAAAGCCGGCGGCCCGCATTATCTCGCGCGCTTCGCTACCGAGCAGACCGTCACCATCAACACCGCAGCCGCCGGCGGCAACGCGGCGCTGATGTCGGATGGGGAGTAG
- a CDS encoding hypothetical protein (product_source=Hypo-rule applied; pfam=PF13231; transmembrane_helix_parts=Inside_1_45,TMhelix_46_68,Outside_69_109,TMhelix_110_132,Inside_133_152,TMhelix_153_175,Outside_176_189,TMhelix_190_212,Inside_213_232,TMhelix_233_255,Outside_256_280,TMhelix_281_303,Inside_304_314,TMhelix_315_332,Outside_333_344,TMhelix_345_362,Inside_363_374,TMhelix_375_397,Outside_398_561), producing the protein MPAGCFGLLCASNVNKLTPGVCPLKSSAMSLVLPSRKLDPNVSRRALWAVGALLVALTTMRLVYAGLFDLRTDEAYYWTWSKESVLSFLDHPPMIAWFIRFGTAIFGDTNLGVRFAGILAMAVTQLLLADIVRRVTQDLRAIVFAVLMPEAALYYGLLMAKVAPDVAMIPFALAMIWSLVRLTESDDARWWLAAGVFAGLALLSKLTVVMLIPGVLAFMLVPDWRKRWLRSPYPWLAALIALVLWSPVLIWNAGHDWASFKFQFVRASADHEFSWRMLGDFLGLQFGQVGFILFPVVLSAVMITAWRGYRKRDAVAILLSTCVLVPFGYFLWKCLTLRIGDTWPMFIWPAGIAAAAINIPMLRRENWSPGMIKSSVSWSIAAIASGIPLVVLVFLYCVASPWNLIGKNDPIGGEAGYAPLADRALVEMQKAGATWIATSDYRTYAMLRWHLKDKVPVIQINERARFLDFHDPGFALIKDHTGLYIAQTPDDHGPLLAATSARLEPLARVDTVFRGVVMKTYQIDKLTNWTPDLAPPPGTPFYRWPQLALQASPNFQIAALR; encoded by the coding sequence ATGCCCGCTGGCTGCTTTGGCCTGCTTTGCGCCAGTAATGTCAACAAGTTGACACCGGGCGTCTGTCCGCTCAAAAGCTCGGCGATGTCCTTGGTCCTGCCCTCCCGCAAGCTTGATCCGAACGTCTCGCGCCGCGCGCTGTGGGCGGTCGGCGCGTTGCTCGTCGCGCTCACCACGATGCGGCTGGTCTATGCTGGCCTGTTCGATCTGCGCACCGATGAGGCCTATTACTGGACCTGGTCGAAGGAGAGTGTGCTGTCGTTCCTCGATCATCCGCCGATGATCGCCTGGTTCATCCGCTTCGGCACTGCGATTTTCGGCGACACCAATCTTGGCGTTCGCTTCGCCGGCATTTTGGCGATGGCGGTGACGCAACTACTGCTGGCCGACATCGTGCGTCGGGTGACGCAAGATCTCCGCGCCATCGTCTTCGCCGTGCTGATGCCCGAGGCGGCGCTGTATTACGGACTGCTGATGGCCAAGGTCGCGCCCGATGTGGCGATGATCCCGTTTGCACTGGCGATGATCTGGTCGCTGGTGCGATTGACCGAGAGCGATGATGCGCGCTGGTGGCTCGCCGCCGGCGTTTTCGCCGGTCTGGCGTTGCTGTCGAAGTTGACGGTAGTGATGCTGATCCCCGGCGTGCTGGCCTTCATGCTGGTGCCGGACTGGCGCAAGCGCTGGCTGCGCAGTCCCTATCCCTGGCTCGCGGCGCTGATCGCACTGGTGCTGTGGTCCCCGGTGCTGATCTGGAATGCCGGGCATGACTGGGCGTCGTTCAAATTCCAGTTCGTCCGTGCGTCCGCCGATCATGAATTTTCATGGCGGATGCTCGGCGATTTTCTCGGGCTGCAATTCGGCCAGGTCGGCTTCATCCTGTTTCCGGTGGTGCTGTCCGCCGTGATGATCACGGCGTGGCGCGGTTATCGGAAGCGCGATGCGGTGGCGATTCTGCTTTCGACCTGCGTACTGGTGCCGTTCGGCTATTTCCTCTGGAAATGCCTGACGCTGCGGATCGGCGATACCTGGCCGATGTTCATCTGGCCCGCGGGTATTGCCGCGGCGGCCATCAACATCCCGATGCTGCGGCGTGAGAACTGGTCGCCCGGCATGATCAAGTCGTCGGTGTCGTGGAGCATCGCCGCGATCGCTTCGGGCATTCCGCTCGTCGTGCTGGTGTTTCTGTATTGCGTCGCCAGCCCGTGGAATCTGATCGGCAAGAACGATCCGATCGGCGGCGAAGCCGGTTACGCGCCGCTGGCAGATCGCGCGCTGGTGGAGATGCAGAAGGCCGGTGCGACCTGGATCGCGACTTCGGACTACCGCACCTATGCGATGCTGCGCTGGCATCTCAAGGACAAGGTGCCGGTGATCCAGATCAACGAACGCGCGCGCTTCCTCGATTTTCACGATCCCGGCTTTGCTCTGATCAAGGACCACACCGGGCTCTATATCGCGCAAACGCCGGACGATCACGGTCCGCTGCTGGCTGCGACTTCGGCCAGGCTCGAGCCGCTGGCACGGGTCGATACGGTGTTTCGCGGCGTGGTGATGAAGACCTATCAGATCGACAAGCTGACCAACTGGACGCCGGACCTCGCGCCGCCGCCGGGCACGCCGTTCTATCGCTGGCCGCAACTGGCGCTTCAGGCCTCACCGAATTTTCAAATCGCGGCGCTCCGCTAG
- a CDS encoding sulfite dehydrogenase (product_source=KO:K05301; cath_funfam=2.60.40.650,3.90.420.10; cog=COG2041; ko=KO:K05301; pfam=PF00174,PF03404; superfamily=56524) yields MLDRREMLKRVGSGLAALGAVTSFDPIKAFALDSVTLPFDNGERPLVKYPQKRPMIGLTSRPPQLETPFAIFNDGAITPNNAFFVRYHLADIPLSIDPDTFTLEIKGSVERPLKLSLKDIRKLPAVEITAVNQCSGNSRGFFSPRVAGGQLGHGAMGNARWRGVALKTVLDKAGVKPGAKQVTFNGLDGPVSDKTPDFVKALDIDHARDGEVMLAYGMNGDDLPVLNGFPLRLVVPGYYGTYWVKHLNEITVIDSVFDGYWMKSAYRIPDNDCNCVEPGTAPKATIPINRFTVRSFITNVTDGAKLKAGVTTLKGIAFDGGKGIKEVAISTDGGKTWTPAKLGKDLGKYSFREWKLPVKLAAGPHEIKVRATNNAGVAQPMEALWNPAGYLRNVAETVRVTAA; encoded by the coding sequence ATGCTCGACAGACGAGAGATGCTGAAACGCGTCGGTAGCGGACTTGCGGCGCTTGGCGCGGTAACCAGCTTCGATCCCATCAAGGCCTTCGCGCTCGATAGCGTGACCTTGCCGTTCGACAATGGCGAACGGCCGCTGGTAAAATATCCGCAGAAGCGCCCGATGATCGGGCTGACCAGCCGGCCGCCGCAGCTCGAAACGCCGTTCGCCATTTTCAACGACGGCGCCATCACGCCGAACAATGCGTTCTTTGTCCGCTACCATCTCGCGGACATTCCGCTGTCAATCGATCCCGACACCTTCACGCTGGAGATCAAGGGCAGCGTCGAGCGTCCGCTCAAGCTATCCCTGAAAGACATCAGGAAGCTGCCCGCGGTCGAAATCACCGCGGTCAATCAATGTTCCGGCAACAGCCGCGGGTTTTTCAGCCCGCGCGTTGCCGGCGGCCAGCTCGGCCATGGCGCCATGGGCAATGCCCGCTGGCGCGGCGTGGCGCTGAAGACCGTGCTCGACAAGGCCGGCGTCAAGCCGGGCGCAAAGCAGGTCACGTTCAACGGCCTCGACGGCCCGGTCAGCGACAAGACGCCGGATTTCGTCAAGGCGCTGGATATCGATCATGCCCGCGACGGCGAGGTGATGCTGGCCTATGGCATGAATGGTGACGACCTGCCGGTGCTCAACGGCTTCCCGCTGCGGCTCGTCGTGCCCGGCTACTATGGCACTTACTGGGTCAAGCACCTCAACGAGATCACCGTGATCGACAGCGTGTTCGATGGCTACTGGATGAAATCCGCCTATCGCATCCCGGACAATGACTGCAATTGCGTCGAGCCCGGCACCGCTCCGAAGGCGACGATTCCGATCAACCGTTTCACCGTGCGCTCCTTCATCACCAATGTGACGGACGGTGCCAAGTTGAAGGCTGGTGTGACGACGCTGAAAGGCATCGCCTTCGACGGCGGCAAGGGCATCAAGGAGGTCGCGATCTCGACCGATGGCGGCAAAACCTGGACGCCTGCAAAACTCGGCAAGGATCTCGGCAAGTATTCATTCCGCGAATGGAAGCTGCCAGTAAAGCTTGCCGCGGGCCCTCATGAGATCAAGGTGCGCGCCACCAACAATGCCGGTGTGGCACAGCCGATGGAAGCATTGTGGAATCCGGCGGGTTATCTGCGCAACGTTGCCGAAACCGTCCGCGTCACGGCCGCCTGA
- a CDS encoding hypothetical protein (product_source=Hypo-rule applied; cleavage_site_network=SignalP-noTM; superfamily=56601; transmembrane_helix_parts=Inside_1_4,TMhelix_5_27,Outside_28_89): MFRKLALGLVAAASLGAMALAPSTASAKPFGGGWGGGYGGGWGGYHHHFHGPRFGIGYVGSYDDDAGCYVTRRVPTPYGYRLRTINVCD, translated from the coding sequence ATGTTTCGCAAATTGGCTCTTGGACTTGTTGCAGCAGCTTCCCTCGGCGCCATGGCGCTGGCACCTTCCACCGCTTCGGCCAAGCCGTTCGGCGGCGGATGGGGTGGCGGCTACGGCGGTGGTTGGGGCGGCTATCATCATCACTTTCACGGCCCCCGCTTCGGCATCGGCTATGTCGGCAGCTATGACGACGATGCCGGCTGCTACGTGACCCGCCGCGTGCCGACGCCCTATGGCTATCGCCTCCGCACCATCAACGTCTGCGACTGA
- a CDS encoding CspA family cold shock protein (product_source=KO:K03704; cath_funfam=2.40.50.140; cog=COG1278; ko=KO:K03704; pfam=PF00313; smart=SM00357; superfamily=50249), translated as MPKGTVKWFNATKGFGFIQPSNGGKDVFVHISAVEKAGLSTLNEGQTVEFEEVANRGKTSAENLKV; from the coding sequence ATGCCTAAAGGTACTGTGAAGTGGTTCAACGCAACGAAGGGCTTCGGATTCATCCAGCCCAGCAATGGCGGCAAGGACGTGTTCGTTCATATTTCGGCGGTGGAGAAAGCTGGTCTTTCGACGCTGAACGAAGGACAGACCGTTGAATTCGAGGAAGTCGCGAACCGCGGCAAGACCTCGGCTGAGAACCTCAAGGTTTGA
- a CDS encoding adenylate cyclase (product_source=KO:K01768; cath_funfam=3.10.20.30,3.30.70.1230; cog=COG2114; ko=KO:K01768; pfam=PF00111,PF00211; superfamily=54292,55073,81343; transmembrane_helix_parts=Inside_1_20,TMhelix_21_43,Outside_44_62,TMhelix_63_85,Inside_86_97,TMhelix_98_117,Outside_118_145,TMhelix_146_168,Inside_169_176,TMhelix_177_199,Outside_200_237,TMhelix_238_255,Inside_256_577): MTDISQKPAISFLRGISLRQVRLVCGLVLFAYLLSHFLNHALGNISLDAMGAGVAIHAGFWQFTPIAVAFYSAATIHTGLGIWALYERRQFHGKAIEPLQLILGLSIPALIVTHVVGMRLGQTLFAQERGYEQVFYGYWVLLPYRMWLMYAVILIAWTHGCIGLYFWLRIKSFFKDAAPFLLAGAVLVPTLALLGLYQGGRTTVQESVSPEWQKENLSPQQVGTTAENSVLQDIADDFLLGYLGLLGLALAARAVRIVAERRVGMISLSYGNGRTIRVPVGLSVLEASLRHQMPHASVCGGRARCSTCRIRVIGDTGLLPEPSSREAFVLSRIGAGGDPAIRLACQLRPTADLSFFQLLEPHPMSANAHAAHPQRIGQERYLVSMFVDMRGSTKLAEKRLPFDTVFIVNRFLSAVSLAVIACGGQPNQFVGDGELALFGLACDPQTACRQALQAAALIATNIDELNRALEHDLPDPIRFGIGIHGGEVIVGDIGYRDHMVFTALGDAVNVAARLQDMTKSLASEAIVSEDVCKMAGVDADALPAQEVPIRGRVEPMIVRTVADAKVLALLIEDVVAV, from the coding sequence ATGACCGATATCTCCCAGAAACCAGCTATCTCCTTCCTCCGCGGCATCAGCCTGCGGCAGGTCCGGCTGGTCTGCGGGCTGGTGCTGTTCGCCTATCTGCTGAGCCATTTCCTCAACCATGCGCTCGGCAATATCTCGCTCGATGCGATGGGCGCCGGTGTCGCCATCCACGCCGGATTCTGGCAGTTTACGCCGATCGCCGTCGCATTCTATTCGGCGGCAACGATTCATACCGGCTTGGGCATCTGGGCGCTCTACGAGCGGCGCCAGTTTCATGGGAAGGCAATCGAGCCGCTGCAACTCATTCTCGGCCTGAGTATTCCCGCCTTGATCGTCACCCACGTCGTCGGGATGCGGCTCGGCCAGACCTTGTTCGCGCAGGAGCGCGGCTACGAGCAGGTGTTTTACGGCTACTGGGTGCTACTCCCTTACAGGATGTGGCTGATGTATGCCGTCATCCTGATCGCCTGGACGCATGGTTGCATCGGGCTGTATTTCTGGCTGAGAATAAAATCCTTCTTCAAGGACGCCGCACCGTTTCTGCTCGCAGGCGCCGTGCTGGTGCCGACGCTGGCGCTGCTCGGCCTCTATCAGGGCGGCCGGACCACCGTGCAGGAGAGCGTTTCGCCGGAATGGCAGAAGGAGAATCTCTCGCCGCAGCAGGTCGGCACGACAGCAGAAAACAGCGTATTGCAGGACATCGCCGACGATTTCCTGCTCGGCTATCTCGGACTGCTTGGCCTGGCGCTGGCGGCGCGCGCCGTGCGTATCGTGGCCGAACGCCGTGTCGGCATGATCAGCCTGTCCTATGGCAATGGCCGCACCATCCGGGTACCTGTTGGCCTCAGCGTGCTCGAGGCCAGCCTGCGCCATCAGATGCCGCATGCCAGCGTCTGCGGCGGGCGCGCCCGGTGTTCGACCTGCCGGATTCGTGTGATCGGCGATACCGGCCTGTTGCCGGAGCCGTCGTCGCGCGAAGCTTTCGTGCTGAGCCGGATTGGCGCTGGCGGCGATCCGGCCATTCGCCTCGCCTGCCAGCTGCGGCCGACCGCCGACCTGTCGTTCTTCCAGCTGTTGGAACCGCATCCGATGTCGGCCAACGCCCACGCCGCGCATCCCCAGCGGATCGGCCAGGAGCGCTACCTCGTCAGCATGTTCGTCGACATGCGCGGCTCGACCAAGCTGGCGGAGAAGCGCTTGCCGTTCGACACCGTTTTCATCGTCAATCGATTCCTCAGCGCGGTGTCGCTGGCGGTGATCGCCTGCGGCGGCCAGCCGAACCAGTTCGTCGGCGACGGAGAGCTGGCGCTGTTCGGGCTCGCCTGCGATCCGCAAACCGCCTGCCGCCAGGCGCTGCAGGCCGCGGCGCTGATCGCTACCAATATCGATGAGCTGAATCGCGCCCTCGAACACGACCTGCCCGATCCGATCCGCTTCGGCATCGGCATTCACGGCGGCGAAGTCATCGTCGGCGACATCGGCTATCGCGACCACATGGTGTTCACCGCGCTCGGCGACGCCGTCAATGTCGCGGCAAGACTGCAGGACATGACCAAGAGCCTTGCCAGCGAGGCGATCGTCTCGGAAGACGTGTGCAAAATGGCCGGCGTTGATGCCGATGCTTTGCCCGCACAGGAAGTCCCGATCCGCGGTCGCGTCGAGCCGATGATCGTCCGCACCGTTGCGGATGCGAAGGTGCTGGCGCTGCTAATTGAGGATGTCGTTGCGGTATAG
- a CDS encoding mono/diheme cytochrome c family protein (product_source=COG2010; cath_funfam=1.10.760.10; cog=COG2010; ko=KO:K00386; superfamily=46626; transmembrane_helix_parts=Outside_1_3,TMhelix_4_23,Inside_24_106), with protein MKNMIHALIAATAVIVGSGLVTLHAKPVTYVLPDETAAFKPGPGVEVAQNNCTACHSADYIQTQPRGAKFKKDFWQAEVTKMIKVYGAPIDDGDAGKIVDYLTATY; from the coding sequence ATGAAAAACATGATCCATGCGCTGATCGCTGCAACAGCCGTCATCGTCGGCAGCGGACTGGTGACACTCCACGCCAAGCCGGTGACCTACGTGCTGCCCGACGAGACCGCGGCGTTCAAGCCGGGACCGGGTGTCGAGGTCGCGCAGAACAACTGCACGGCGTGCCATTCAGCGGACTACATTCAGACCCAGCCGCGCGGGGCAAAATTCAAGAAGGATTTCTGGCAGGCGGAAGTGACCAAGATGATCAAGGTCTACGGCGCGCCGATCGACGATGGTGACGCCGGCAAGATCGTCGACTACCTGACCGCGACCTATTGA
- a CDS encoding Lrp/AsnC family leucine-responsive transcriptional regulator (product_source=KO:K03719; cath_funfam=1.10.10.10,3.30.70.920; cog=COG1522; ko=KO:K03719; pfam=PF01037,PF13412; smart=SM00344; superfamily=46785,54909), translating to MSDIDKIDRKILSVLQADGRIANVELAERIGLSPTSIGERLKRLQRDGYVEGYGARLNPHLLGLGLLVFVEVLLDKTTPDVFERFAKAVRLAPEVLECHMVAGGFDYLVKARVADMTAYRRFLGEILLALPGVRETRTYAVMEEVKRDAPLPVG from the coding sequence ATGAGCGACATTGACAAGATCGACCGTAAAATCCTCTCCGTGCTGCAAGCCGACGGCCGAATCGCCAATGTCGAGTTGGCGGAGCGGATCGGGCTGTCGCCGACCTCGATTGGTGAGCGGCTGAAGCGGCTGCAGCGCGACGGCTATGTCGAAGGCTATGGCGCGCGACTCAATCCGCATCTGCTCGGGCTCGGCCTGCTGGTGTTCGTCGAGGTGCTGCTCGACAAGACCACGCCGGATGTGTTCGAGCGCTTCGCCAAGGCGGTGCGGCTGGCGCCGGAGGTGCTGGAATGCCACATGGTCGCCGGCGGCTTCGATTATCTGGTCAAAGCGCGGGTCGCCGACATGACGGCCTATCGGCGCTTTCTCGGCGAGATCTTGCTGGCGCTGCCCGGCGTGCGCGAGACCCGCACCTATGCGGTGATGGAAGAGGTCAAGCGCGACGCGCCGCTGCCGGTGGGATAA
- a CDS encoding hypothetical protein (product_source=Hypo-rule applied; cleavage_site_network=SignalP-noTM): MQAGHFKQRGVMMACVVAIGAVLSFASSARAVELSQPISELYTSVSIYPPSASSMTICYGFVCRRRHVLDFSPGDKTALTKILASGRASAAAERAAVQKAVVWFDRRVGPVIGTDKRIANADFRYFDDKHNFDCWDTTRNVTSLLLVLQDWGLLKYHVVGDPHYRGNALVLQTPHNTAVLLDRATRTEWVVDLWTRGYAQTPDVMPVDQWVKEN, from the coding sequence ATGCAAGCAGGGCACTTCAAACAACGCGGCGTGATGATGGCCTGCGTTGTCGCGATTGGCGCGGTTCTGTCGTTTGCTTCAAGCGCGCGGGCGGTTGAACTCAGCCAGCCGATCAGCGAACTCTATACCTCGGTGTCGATCTATCCGCCGTCGGCCAGTTCGATGACGATCTGCTATGGCTTTGTCTGCCGGCGCCGCCACGTGCTGGATTTCAGCCCCGGTGACAAGACCGCTTTGACAAAAATTCTGGCCTCTGGCCGTGCCTCGGCCGCAGCCGAACGCGCCGCCGTGCAGAAGGCCGTGGTGTGGTTCGATCGTCGCGTCGGCCCGGTGATCGGCACCGACAAGCGCATTGCCAATGCGGACTTCCGCTATTTCGACGACAAACACAATTTCGATTGCTGGGACACGACGCGCAACGTCACGAGTCTGCTCCTGGTGCTGCAGGACTGGGGCTTGCTGAAGTATCATGTGGTGGGCGATCCGCATTATCGCGGCAACGCGCTGGTGCTGCAGACCCCGCACAACACCGCGGTGCTGCTGGATCGCGCGACCCGCACCGAATGGGTCGTCGACCTCTGGACGCGCGGCTATGCGCAGACGCCCGATGTCATGCCCGTCGATCAATGGGTGAAGGAAAATTGA